The following proteins are encoded in a genomic region of Lachnospiraceae bacterium KM106-2:
- a CDS encoding ABC transporter, permease protein: MRQIRILVGRNVTLFLKNKTNIFLSFFSIIIVIGLYVIFLRDFILQSVKDSGLQAQYVKEFTDRLMVSGLMIVLNTTTCFGIMQLSVADAAKGVQRDFLVAPISSFQLEVGYWISSIIVSFFFTVLTLIGSEVYFVSVYESQVSGIMLGKAIGMVFFCSTIHSGMLLCLIRFMKDTTSFSTFGNLYGMMCGFLAGTYLPYAMYPEKLRNLLFYFPPMQLTSIIRQIYLSVYQKDGKRIGEELYQAYGVHLIKEQRIISMQEQWSYLIMALAVILLLVRIEYGDSKRRF, encoded by the coding sequence ATGAGACAGATACGTATCTTAGTTGGACGAAATGTGACGCTATTTCTAAAAAATAAAACGAATATATTCTTGTCCTTTTTCTCGATCATAATTGTCATCGGTCTTTATGTTATCTTCTTACGTGACTTTATTTTGCAGTCGGTAAAAGATAGCGGATTGCAAGCACAATATGTGAAAGAGTTTACGGATCGGCTGATGGTCAGTGGGCTGATGATCGTATTAAATACGACAACATGTTTTGGTATTATGCAGTTAAGTGTTGCTGATGCTGCAAAAGGAGTACAGAGAGATTTTCTGGTGGCGCCAATCTCTAGCTTTCAATTAGAAGTCGGTTATTGGATCAGCAGCATTATCGTCTCGTTTTTCTTTACAGTACTAACTTTAATTGGATCAGAAGTTTATTTTGTATCGGTTTATGAAAGCCAAGTAAGTGGTATTATGCTAGGAAAAGCAATCGGAATGGTGTTCTTCTGTTCAACGATTCATTCAGGGATGCTTTTATGTTTGATTCGATTTATGAAGGATACTACATCGTTTTCTACCTTTGGGAATTTATATGGTATGATGTGTGGATTTTTAGCAGGAACGTATCTTCCTTATGCCATGTATCCAGAAAAATTACGCAACCTCTTGTTTTATTTTCCGCCAATGCAGTTAACTAGTATCATTCGACAGATTTATCTTTCTGTTTATCAGAAAGATGGGAAACGAATTGGAGAAGAATTATATCAGGCGTATGGAGTTCATCTAATAAAGGAGCAGAGAATAATTTCGATGCAGGAACAGTGGAGTTATCTGATCATGGCATTAGCAGTTATCTTATTATTGGTGCGAATCGAATATGGAGATAGTAAAAGGAGATTTTGA
- a CDS encoding ABC transporter, ATP-binding protein: MESCIYLENVSKQYGRTKAVSDISFSVLQGQISAFLGPNGAGKSTTMNLLSTLLIPNSGRIMVEGYAMDKQKEEIKRLIGVVFQEDVLDDDLSVYENLYYRGSLYYDTRKRVIERIQEVASILSLEELLYKKYGTCSGGQKRICQIGRALMAKPKLLLLDEPTIGLDPIARSLVWEALLRLNKQFKMTIFFSTHYMEETSHADHICIISKGKMLVSGAKDSVLRKYKKVGSKTIQEIYMGLLKEDLSV, encoded by the coding sequence ATGGAATCTTGTATTTATCTTGAAAACGTCAGCAAACAGTATGGAAGAACGAAGGCCGTTTCCGATATTAGTTTTTCTGTGTTACAAGGACAGATTTCTGCTTTTTTGGGGCCAAATGGAGCGGGCAAGAGTACGACAATGAATCTATTATCCACCTTACTGATCCCAAATAGTGGGCGGATCATGGTCGAAGGTTATGCGATGGACAAACAGAAAGAAGAGATCAAGAGGCTGATCGGAGTTGTGTTTCAGGAAGATGTATTAGATGATGATCTTTCTGTTTATGAAAACCTGTATTATCGTGGAAGCTTATATTATGATACAAGGAAGAGGGTAATAGAACGGATTCAGGAAGTGGCGTCCATCTTATCGCTAGAAGAGTTGTTGTATAAAAAATATGGAACTTGTTCGGGCGGACAGAAAAGGATCTGCCAGATTGGAAGAGCGCTTATGGCAAAACCAAAATTGTTATTATTGGATGAGCCAACAATCGGATTAGACCCAATAGCGCGCTCTCTCGTGTGGGAAGCATTATTAAGATTGAATAAGCAGTTTAAGATGACAATCTTTTTTTCAACCCACTACATGGAGGAGACGAGTCATGCAGATCACATCTGTATTATCAGCAAGGGAAAGATGTTAGTATCAGGAGCGAAAGACAGCGTTTTAAGAAAATACAAGAAAGTAGGCAGTAAGACTATTCAAGAAATCTATATGGGATTGTTAAAAGAGGATCTTAGTGTATGA
- a CDS encoding 6-aminohexanoate-dimer hydrolase — protein sequence MHQIIKNELESKLSNDYSNISAILVERDGTPLYERYFHGTTAANAVHMFSVTKSIFSALIGIAIEKGYLKSVDQKVLDFFPEHTVDPKNKTIADITLKHLLTMTAPYKYKTEPYVAFFSSENWVNTALDLLGGDGPIGTFLYSPIIGAHILSGILVRVTGQSTLEFATEHLFAPLGISVQNIAFHSKEEQMAWTSNPLKTNQWVVDPQGNNAASFGLSLPPSDMAKIGQLYLNHGVWDGKQILPAKWINDCTTEHSKWNTLSYGYLWWLIDEKEHSFAALGDGGNALYINPIKQLVIVVAAQFVPNAKDSIELIKGWIEPIIENI from the coding sequence ATGCATCAGATCATAAAAAATGAGCTTGAATCGAAACTAAGTAATGACTATAGCAATATTTCTGCAATTCTCGTTGAACGGGACGGTACCCCCTTATATGAGCGCTATTTCCATGGAACAACTGCTGCAAATGCGGTCCATATGTTTTCTGTCACAAAGAGTATCTTCTCTGCTTTGATTGGCATTGCAATTGAGAAAGGCTATCTCAAAAGCGTGGATCAGAAAGTATTGGACTTCTTCCCAGAGCACACGGTTGACCCTAAGAATAAGACCATTGCTGATATTACGCTCAAACATTTACTTACTATGACAGCTCCTTATAAATATAAAACAGAACCTTATGTTGCTTTCTTCTCGAGCGAGAACTGGGTTAACACTGCCCTTGACTTACTTGGCGGTGACGGCCCCATCGGAACCTTTCTCTACTCACCGATCATAGGTGCCCACATTTTGTCCGGTATTCTTGTCAGAGTAACTGGCCAGTCCACCCTGGAATTTGCCACAGAACATCTCTTTGCTCCTCTTGGCATTTCCGTTCAAAATATTGCCTTTCATAGCAAAGAAGAACAGATGGCGTGGACGTCGAATCCTCTTAAAACCAATCAATGGGTTGTAGATCCACAAGGAAATAACGCGGCTAGTTTTGGACTTTCTCTGCCTCCTTCAGACATGGCAAAGATCGGACAGCTGTATCTTAATCATGGTGTGTGGGATGGAAAGCAGATCCTACCTGCCAAATGGATCAACGATTGCACGACCGAACATAGTAAATGGAATACTCTCTCTTATGGTTATCTCTGGTGGCTGATCGATGAGAAGGAACATTCCTTTGCTGCTTTAGGAGATGGCGGAAATGCTCTCTATATTAATCCAATTAAACAATTAGTGATCGTGGTCGCTGCACAGTTTGTACCTAATGCAAAAGATTCAATTGAGCTCATCAAAGGATGGATCGAGCCAATAATTGAAAACATCTAA
- a CDS encoding oligopeptide transport ATP-binding protein OppF, translating to MSETILEVNDLKQYFRLSRKETVRAVDGISFTIEKGKTYGLVGESGSGKSTTGRSVIRLYEPTGGQILFKGKDISGKLKKEDKKMLRTKMQMIFQDPMACLNPRKKVIDIIGEGLMIHNVCKTREEMEEKVFQILELVGLSKEHAKRYPHQFSGGQRQRIGIARALVLEPDLIIADEAISALDVSIQAQVVNLMKKIQKETGIAYLFIAHDLSMVKYISDHIGVLHLGHLVESGSVEEIFDHPIHPYTKSLLSAIPVPNPRVERNKVLHEYDESMLDCPYNESKRIYVGGTHYVLGTEAEIAKWRE from the coding sequence ATGAGCGAAACAATTCTAGAAGTAAATGACTTAAAACAATATTTTCGTTTAAGCAGAAAAGAGACCGTACGTGCGGTAGATGGAATCTCCTTTACCATTGAAAAAGGAAAGACGTATGGATTAGTTGGTGAATCTGGTTCCGGGAAATCAACCACGGGACGTTCTGTCATTCGTTTATATGAACCAACAGGTGGCCAAATCTTATTTAAGGGAAAGGATATCTCCGGAAAGTTAAAGAAGGAAGATAAAAAGATGCTTCGAACGAAGATGCAGATGATCTTCCAGGATCCAATGGCTTGTCTAAATCCAAGAAAGAAAGTAATCGACATTATTGGCGAAGGCCTGATGATCCATAATGTCTGCAAGACAAGAGAAGAGATGGAAGAAAAGGTCTTTCAGATTTTAGAACTGGTCGGATTATCCAAAGAGCATGCAAAACGTTATCCTCACCAATTTTCAGGCGGTCAGAGACAGAGAATTGGAATTGCCCGTGCCCTCGTCTTAGAACCAGATCTGATCATTGCAGATGAAGCTATATCTGCCCTAGATGTATCGATCCAGGCGCAGGTCGTTAATCTGATGAAAAAGATCCAAAAGGAAACCGGCATTGCTTATCTCTTTATTGCCCATGACCTAAGCATGGTAAAATATATTTCTGATCATATTGGGGTGCTTCATTTAGGTCATTTAGTCGAATCAGGAAGTGTGGAAGAAATCTTTGATCATCCAATTCATCCTTATACGAAGTCGCTACTGAGTGCGATTCCAGTACCAAACCCTAGAGTGGAGAGAAATAAAGTACTTCATGAGTATGATGAGTCTATGTTAGATTGCCCTTATAATGAAAGTAAACGAATCTATGTAGGTGGAACACATTATGTATTAGGTACGGAAGCAGAAATTGCAAAATGGAGAGAATAA
- a CDS encoding oligopeptide transport ATP-binding protein OppD produces MEERELILSVKDLNVSFKTDNGIVKAVRGVNFDLHKGETIAIVGESGSGKSVSAKTIMGLLSNNATIDGGSIYYTWNDEYTGEKKETDIVSLSNEEMQKEIRGRKIAMVFQDPMTSLDPTMTIGKQIMEPMIVHYKKSKKEAYDKALELLKLVGITDAEHRMKNYPHQLSGGMRQRIVIAIALSCDPYVLICDEPTTALDVTIQAKILKLIQDIQKQKELSVIYITHDLGVVAKVADHINVMYAGKIVETGNTEEIFYDPRHPYTWGLLSSLPDMSADCDTLYSIPGTPPNMIKEIKGDAFARRNPYALQIDYRLEPPMFPVKGSDTHKVASWLMHEKAPKVEMPETLKKRIEAMKRGDE; encoded by the coding sequence ATGGAAGAGAGAGAACTTATTTTAAGCGTAAAAGATTTAAATGTCTCATTTAAGACTGACAATGGGATCGTAAAAGCAGTTCGTGGTGTTAACTTCGACTTACATAAAGGTGAAACGATCGCAATCGTTGGAGAATCTGGATCTGGTAAATCAGTGTCAGCGAAGACAATCATGGGACTACTTTCTAACAATGCCACCATCGATGGCGGATCCATTTATTATACCTGGAATGATGAATACACTGGAGAGAAGAAAGAAACGGATATTGTATCGCTATCTAATGAGGAGATGCAGAAGGAAATCCGTGGACGAAAGATTGCCATGGTATTCCAGGATCCCATGACTTCTCTTGATCCAACGATGACGATCGGAAAGCAGATCATGGAACCGATGATCGTTCATTATAAGAAGAGTAAAAAAGAAGCCTATGATAAGGCCTTGGAACTATTAAAGTTAGTTGGTATCACGGATGCAGAACATCGAATGAAGAATTACCCTCACCAGTTATCTGGCGGTATGAGACAGCGTATCGTGATCGCGATTGCCTTATCTTGTGATCCTTATGTCTTAATTTGCGATGAGCCGACAACAGCTCTTGATGTAACGATCCAAGCCAAGATCTTAAAACTGATCCAGGATATTCAGAAACAGAAAGAACTTTCCGTTATCTATATTACTCATGATCTTGGTGTAGTAGCAAAAGTCGCAGATCATATTAACGTTATGTATGCCGGAAAGATTGTAGAGACTGGTAATACAGAAGAGATTTTCTATGATCCAAGACATCCATATACATGGGGCTTATTATCTTCTCTGCCGGATATGTCAGCGGATTGTGATACATTATATAGTATTCCGGGTACACCTCCGAATATGATAAAGGAGATCAAGGGAGATGCATTTGCAAGAAGAAATCCTTATGCACTTCAGATCGATTATCGATTAGAACCTCCGATGTTCCCTGTGAAAGGGTCAGACACTCACAAAGTTGCTTCTTGGCTTATGCATGAGAAAGCACCAAAGGTTGAGATGCCGGAGACACTAAAGAAACGAATTGAGGCAATGAAACGGGGGGATGAATAA
- a CDS encoding oligopeptide transport system permease protein OppC, whose amino-acid sequence MQNFEFKENDFELVGDQIDITKDEVEPFHPGWKDVVKRFCKNKGAVIGLICILIILLLSIFVPMISTYQFDDIKTGSANIKPCVAHLFGTDEYGRDLFVRCWKGTRISLFIAVVAVLIDVLIGMVYGLVSGFFGGKLDSIMQRFQEIMNSIPTLVILTILLTVMKASLFTVIIALMFTEWIAMSRITRAQVLKEKEAEYILASRTLGSSNRRLIFKEILPNIYGQLIIMSMMTIPNAIFYEAYLAFVGLGLAVPQASLGTLINEGYNNFLVYPYMMIIPAMILAILMLSFNLCGDGLRDALDPTMKER is encoded by the coding sequence ATGCAGAACTTTGAATTTAAAGAAAATGATTTCGAACTGGTTGGAGATCAGATCGATATCACCAAAGATGAAGTGGAACCATTCCATCCAGGATGGAAAGATGTTGTGAAACGATTCTGTAAGAATAAAGGAGCAGTCATCGGATTGATCTGTATTCTTATCATTTTATTACTCAGTATATTTGTACCGATGATTTCTACCTATCAGTTTGATGATATTAAGACAGGAAGCGCTAACATCAAACCATGTGTTGCCCATTTATTCGGCACGGATGAATATGGACGAGATCTGTTCGTAAGATGTTGGAAGGGTACTAGAATTTCCTTATTTATCGCCGTTGTCGCAGTGCTGATCGATGTACTGATCGGTATGGTATATGGTCTTGTTTCCGGATTTTTTGGTGGAAAATTGGATTCTATCATGCAGCGTTTTCAAGAGATCATGAACTCCATACCAACACTGGTTATCTTGACCATTCTGTTGACGGTCATGAAAGCATCACTGTTTACTGTCATTATCGCACTGATGTTTACCGAGTGGATCGCCATGAGCCGGATCACCCGTGCACAAGTATTAAAGGAAAAAGAAGCAGAATACATTCTGGCTTCTAGAACATTAGGATCATCTAATAGACGTTTGATCTTTAAAGAAATACTTCCTAATATTTATGGACAGCTGATCATTATGTCGATGATGACGATTCCAAATGCAATTTTCTATGAGGCATATCTTGCATTTGTAGGTCTTGGACTTGCAGTGCCTCAGGCTTCCCTTGGAACCTTGATCAATGAAGGATATAATAACTTCTTAGTTTATCCATATATGATGATCATTCCAGCCATGATCCTTGCTATTTTGATGCTTAGCTTCAACTTATGTGGTGATGGTTTACGTGATGCCTTAGATCCTACGATGAAGGAGAGATAA
- a CDS encoding oligopeptide transport system permease protein OppB: MDKSMFRYIGKRILISAVTLFIILTVLFVMVKCLPGTPFNDEKLTAGQKAVIMAKYGLDKPVPVQYVTYLKNMVTGDFGISYALYKDLPVSMLVMDAAKISFILGIVAVVLGTIIGMILGIVAALHQNHFWDTFATVISVIGVAIPSFVFALLVVIFFGVKLQILPISYSSDDPIMTCIIPVFALSMSVIANVARFTRTEMISVLNSEYIQLVKAKGLSRNKIIRSHCLRNSLIPVITILGPILVNLMTGTMVVEVICGIPGLGKLLINSIHANDYNIILACSFLYAAMYIIMMLIIDVSYGIIDPRIRLAKEE, encoded by the coding sequence ATGGATAAATCAATGTTTCGGTATATTGGAAAACGAATTCTGATATCGGCGGTGACGTTATTCATCATACTGACCGTTCTATTCGTAATGGTTAAATGTCTTCCGGGAACACCGTTTAACGATGAAAAATTAACGGCTGGACAAAAAGCGGTCATCATGGCTAAGTATGGATTGGATAAGCCGGTGCCTGTTCAGTATGTTACGTACTTAAAAAATATGGTAACGGGAGATTTTGGAATCTCCTATGCACTTTATAAAGATCTTCCCGTATCGATGCTTGTCATGGATGCAGCAAAAATCTCATTTATTCTTGGTATCGTAGCAGTTGTTTTGGGGACTATTATCGGTATGATCTTGGGAATTGTTGCAGCACTACATCAGAATCATTTCTGGGATACCTTTGCAACCGTTATTTCCGTAATAGGAGTTGCCATTCCATCGTTTGTATTTGCGTTACTTGTGGTAATCTTCTTCGGTGTAAAACTTCAGATTTTGCCGATTTCATACAGTAGTGACGATCCGATCATGACTTGTATCATACCGGTATTCGCACTTTCCATGTCAGTTATTGCAAATGTAGCTAGATTTACAAGGACAGAGATGATCTCCGTTTTAAATAGCGAGTACATACAGCTTGTAAAAGCAAAAGGATTAAGTAGAAATAAGATCATTCGAAGCCACTGTTTAAGAAACTCTTTGATCCCTGTTATTACAATTCTCGGACCAATCCTAGTTAACTTAATGACTGGTACGATGGTGGTTGAAGTGATTTGTGGAATTCCTGGCCTTGGTAAATTATTGATCAACAGCATCCATGCGAATGATTACAATATCATTCTTGCATGTTCCTTCCTTTATGCAGCAATGTATATCATCATGATGCTGATCATTGATGTTTCCTACGGTATCATCGATCCAAGAATTCGTTTGGCAAAGGAGGAATAG
- a CDS encoding oligopeptide ABC transporter, periplasmic oligopeptide-binding protein OppA, giving the protein MKKILWLGICCILMFSMVGCSKSGKNGGKTFTFASELDINTMDSTVSDDGMSFNAMHAVIDGLMGLDKDGKIVPAIAKSYKLSDDKLVYTYTLRDTKWSNGDKVTADDFVYAWQRIIKNAGNYAYMFGSDGAAIAGADALMEKQASGKDLTQKDMDTLGVKAIDDHTLEVKVERPCSYFDELMTFPCYYPINRKFAEEKGDSYAKKADTVLSNGAFKLKSWELGTKAVFEKNPDYWNKDAVKIDKLVMLLVQDPKTAAANFDAKNNDFAVINSSLVDKYKNKPEYQTYSEGYLFYLQLNMNKDTMANANVRKALSLAINRKDFAENVLKDGSKEAKGFVPSGLCINDGTDFRKKAKDFTSFDLAKAQEALDAGLKELGKDSITIQLLYGTDESPMDQMATYLQNAFSKLKGLKIEMVATTKKDRIYNKQKNREFEVALTRWGPDYGDATTYLNLMLKGNANNYGDYNSEAYMSKMDEVKKTEDAGERFNKMIEAEEIAMNDGANIPVFEKGSSVLIRTNVKNLVHRPVGVPYTFNYVEMK; this is encoded by the coding sequence ATGAAGAAAATTCTATGGTTAGGAATTTGTTGTATTTTAATGTTTTCCATGGTAGGATGTTCAAAATCAGGCAAAAATGGCGGCAAAACATTTACGTTTGCTTCCGAGTTAGACATCAATACAATGGATTCTACAGTTTCCGATGATGGTATGTCATTCAATGCAATGCATGCAGTTATCGATGGTTTAATGGGACTTGATAAAGATGGTAAGATCGTCCCAGCAATCGCAAAAAGTTACAAATTAAGCGATGATAAGTTAGTTTATACATATACGTTAAGAGATACAAAATGGTCAAATGGTGATAAGGTAACAGCAGATGACTTTGTATACGCTTGGCAGAGAATTATAAAAAATGCTGGTAACTACGCATATATGTTTGGTAGCGATGGTGCAGCAATTGCAGGAGCCGATGCCTTAATGGAAAAACAGGCAAGTGGCAAAGACCTGACACAAAAAGATATGGATACCTTAGGGGTAAAAGCAATCGATGATCATACATTAGAAGTTAAGGTGGAGCGTCCTTGTTCCTACTTTGATGAATTAATGACTTTCCCTTGTTACTATCCAATCAATCGTAAGTTCGCTGAAGAAAAAGGTGATTCTTATGCGAAGAAAGCAGATACTGTATTATCCAATGGTGCATTCAAATTAAAGAGCTGGGAGTTAGGTACGAAAGCAGTCTTTGAGAAAAATCCAGATTATTGGAATAAGGATGCAGTCAAGATTGATAAGTTAGTAATGCTTCTTGTTCAAGATCCTAAGACAGCAGCAGCAAACTTCGATGCAAAGAATAATGATTTTGCAGTTATCAACTCATCATTAGTTGATAAATATAAAAATAAGCCAGAGTATCAAACTTATTCCGAAGGTTATTTATTCTATCTTCAGTTAAATATGAACAAGGACACAATGGCAAATGCAAATGTTCGTAAGGCACTTTCTCTTGCAATCAATCGTAAAGATTTTGCAGAAAATGTGTTAAAGGATGGTTCGAAAGAAGCAAAAGGATTTGTACCAAGTGGTTTATGTATCAATGATGGTACTGATTTCAGAAAGAAAGCAAAAGATTTCACATCATTCGATTTAGCAAAGGCACAGGAAGCCTTAGATGCAGGATTAAAAGAATTAGGTAAAGATTCGATCACGATTCAGTTATTATATGGTACCGATGAATCACCAATGGATCAGATGGCTACTTATCTTCAGAATGCATTCTCGAAATTAAAGGGATTAAAGATCGAGATGGTTGCTACAACGAAGAAAGATAGAATTTACAATAAGCAGAAGAATCGTGAATTTGAAGTTGCTCTTACTCGTTGGGGACCTGACTATGGTGATGCTACAACGTATCTAAACTTAATGTTAAAGGGCAATGCAAATAACTATGGTGATTACAACAGTGAAGCATACATGAGCAAAATGGATGAGGTAAAGAAGACAGAGGATGCTGGAGAGCGTTTCAATAAGATGATCGAAGCAGAAGAGATCGCAATGAACGATGGCGCTAATATTCCAGTATTTGAAAAAGGATCTTCTGTCTTAATTCGTACCAATGTTAAGAACTTGGTTCATCGTCCAGTTGGAGTTCCTTATACATTTAACTATGTAGAAATGAAATAA
- a CDS encoding phosphoenolpyruvate carboxykinase [ATP]: MAKLDLSQYGITGAKEVVYNPSYEDIYEEEMKPGLDGYEKGKESELGAVNVMTGVYTGRSPKDKFIVMDENSKDTVWWTSDEYKNDNHPASQETWEAVKKIAKEELSNKKLFVVDAFCGANKDTRMAVRFIMEVAWQAHFVKNMFIKPTAEELENFKPDFVVYNASKAKVKNYKELGLNSETAVLFNISSREQVIINTWYGGEMKKGMFSMMNYYLPLKGIASMHCSANTDLNGENTAIFFGLSGTGKTTLSTDPKRLLIGDDEHGWDDNGVFNFEGGCYAKVINLDKDSEPDIYNAIKRNALLENVTIADDGKIDFADKSVTENTRVSYPIDHIKNIVRPISSAPAAKNVIFLSADAFGVLPPVSILTPEQTKYYFLSGFTAKLAGTERGITEPTPTFSACFGQAFLELPPTKYAEELVKKMEKNGAKAYLVNTGWNGTGKRISIKDTRGIIDAILNGSINTAPTKKIPYFDFEVPTELPGVDTKILDPRDTYADASEWEKKAKDLAGRFTKNFAKYEGSEAGKALVAAGPRA, encoded by the coding sequence ATGGCAAAATTAGATTTAAGTCAGTATGGTATTACAGGCGCTAAAGAAGTTGTATACAATCCTTCATATGAAGATATCTATGAAGAAGAGATGAAACCTGGTCTGGATGGATATGAAAAAGGAAAGGAAAGTGAACTTGGTGCTGTCAACGTTATGACAGGTGTTTACACAGGACGTTCTCCTAAAGATAAATTTATCGTTATGGATGAAAATTCAAAAGACACTGTATGGTGGACTTCTGATGAATACAAGAACGATAACCACCCAGCTTCACAAGAAACTTGGGAAGCTGTTAAAAAGATCGCTAAAGAAGAACTTTCTAACAAAAAACTTTTTGTTGTAGATGCATTCTGTGGTGCAAACAAGGATACTAGAATGGCAGTTCGCTTTATTATGGAAGTTGCATGGCAGGCACATTTCGTTAAGAATATGTTCATCAAACCTACAGCTGAAGAACTTGAGAACTTCAAACCAGATTTCGTTGTTTACAATGCTTCTAAAGCAAAAGTAAAGAATTACAAAGAATTAGGTCTTAACTCTGAGACAGCTGTATTATTCAACATCTCAAGCCGTGAGCAAGTTATCATCAATACATGGTACGGCGGAGAAATGAAGAAAGGTATGTTCTCTATGATGAACTATTACCTTCCATTAAAGGGAATTGCTTCTATGCATTGTTCTGCTAACACAGATTTGAACGGTGAGAACACAGCAATCTTCTTCGGTCTTTCAGGAACAGGTAAGACTACATTATCAACAGATCCTAAGCGTCTTCTTATTGGTGATGATGAGCACGGCTGGGATGACAACGGTGTATTCAACTTCGAAGGTGGTTGCTACGCTAAGGTTATCAATCTTGATAAAGATTCTGAACCAGACATCTATAATGCAATCAAACGTAATGCTCTTTTAGAGAACGTTACAATCGCTGATGACGGAAAGATTGATTTTGCTGATAAGAGTGTAACTGAGAATACTCGTGTATCTTATCCAATCGATCATATTAAGAATATCGTACGTCCAATTTCTTCAGCACCAGCTGCTAAGAACGTAATCTTTTTATCAGCAGATGCATTTGGTGTACTTCCTCCAGTATCAATCTTAACTCCAGAGCAGACTAAATATTACTTCTTATCTGGATTTACAGCTAAACTTGCTGGTACAGAGCGTGGAATTACAGAACCAACTCCAACATTCTCTGCTTGCTTTGGTCAGGCATTCCTTGAATTACCTCCAACAAAATACGCAGAAGAATTAGTTAAGAAGATGGAAAAGAACGGTGCTAAGGCATACTTAGTTAACACTGGATGGAACGGTACTGGAAAACGTATCTCTATTAAAGATACTCGTGGTATCATCGATGCTATCCTTAACGGATCAATCAATACTGCACCTACTAAGAAGATCCCTTACTTCGATTTCGAAGTACCTACAGAACTTCCAGGTGTTGATACTAAGATCCTTGACCCACGTGATACTTATGCTGATGCTTCTGAATGGGAGAAGAAAGCAAAAGATCTTGCAGGTCGTTTTACAAAGAACTTTGCTAAATATGAAGGCAGTGAAGCTGGTAAAGCATTAGTTGCTGCTGGTCCTAGAGCATAA